The sequence below is a genomic window from Ruminococcus albus AD2013.
TAGAAAAGTATGTTACAATAACTAGAACAGTTTAAATATATTAATGTATTTAATCTAATTTAATTTTAGGAGGCTAAATTTATGAAGATGAAAAAAAGTTTTGGCAGTAGTGATGTCGCTTTGTATGGTGGCAGGTATTGTCAGCTATGGTGCGCCTGTTATTACACAGAGCATAACCGCACAAGCTGCTGAGGCAAATATAAGCTGCTATTCTTTCGATGAACAACAGGTACACTTACTCTCAGGGAAGATAGATGCTGATGCTCTGAGAAATTTCAGCTCTAAATTCAAAGTAAAGTCTATTGTGGCAGAGGAAGGAAACAATTTTTCCAGAAAGACTGTAGTAATCTGTTAACAGGTATGTTTCTTGTACTCTATTAAAAGCAGATACGAGCAATGTCACAAACATAAACAAATTCTACAGTGCAAAGCTAGCTACATTGATGTAAGTATGATACAAAGCGTACATATAGCTCATATGTTACATTACGTATCAAATGAATTAATTGGCCAACTGACGTGCCTTGACATAGAGTGCGATCTCAACTCATGTAAGCTATTTAACAACTGAGAACATTTGCTTCATGTTTGTGACATTGCTCGTTCTGCTGTGAAAATCAATAGACGTACAAGAAACATACTGTAAAACAGATACTACAGTCTTCTGGAAAAAATGTTCTTCCTCTGCCACAATAGACTTTACTTTGAATTAGAGCTGAAATTTTCAGAGCATCAGCATCTATCTCTCCCCTGAGAGTAAGTGTACGCTGTTGTTTCATCGAAAGAATAGCAGCTTATATTTGCCTCAGCAGCTTGTGCGGTTATGCTCTGTGTAATAACAGGCGCACCATAGCTGACAATACCTGCCACCATACAAAGCGACATCACTACTGCCAAAAACTTTTTTCATCTTCATAAATTTAGCCTCCTAAAATTAAATTAGATTAAATACATTAATATATTTAACTGTTCTAGTTATTGTAACATACTTTTCTATAACTGTCAATAGGATTTTTGTTCTTATATCATGCTTTGGATAGCAAAAATTGTAAAGATTGAAATTAAGGCTTTTTCTGCTTTACATCTTAATATATTGTAGTGCTTTTCGAGTGCCAAAAAGAGGCTGTCCTTAATTCGACAACCTCTTTTTGCTTGAAGGATCAAATAAAATTGAAAGTTTCTTTGATAGCTTTTTCAGGATCATAATTTTTTACGTAACGATAACTCTGTTACATCCTTTATAAAGTATGATTGAGCATCTAGGTCAGTAAGATCGTATTTTTGAGATAATTGTTCTATTCTGTAAAAGATGGAATTTTTTAAAATCATTTCTTATCAGCTGATAGAATTGTTTAGCTCCGAATTTTTTTATGAACTCATCGCGATCTTTTGCATCCCGGATGCTAATCACGTATACTGTAAATCCGACGCCTTCAAGTATGTCTATTGCTTTCTCAGTTGCTGCTATCCCGGCATCATCATTATCATAACATATAATTATTTCGTCTGAATAACGCTTTAGCAATAAAGCCTGTTTTGGTTGTAAGAGCTGTCCCACAGCTCGCCACGGCGGTTCTGAAGCCTGCCTGATGCATTGATATCACATCGAGATTACCTTCACATAATATCGGTGTTTCACGCTTTACTTATGTTTTTACGGCATAGTTTCAGAGAAAACAAGAAGTTGTTTTTTGGTATAGCAATGGTGTGTTTTTGATATTTAGATACTTAAAATTGTTATCACCATCTAGTTTTCTGCCACCAAATCCGATGATATTTTCCGTTTATATCTATAAAAGGGAAACATAGCTCTGTTATTAAAAAAATCAATGATCTCATCGTTTTTGGATACTGTAACCAGTGAGCTTTGAAGAAGCTGTTCGATCGTGTATCCTAATCCAAGCATATGTTCTTTTAGTGATGTGAAAATTTCCATCTGCATAACCCATTCTGTAATTACATATGGTCTCTGTTTGTAAGACCTCTTTTATTTATAAGATAATCCAGGCATACATTTTCCTTTTTTTGAAAATAACCTTTCAAAAAAGAATTTTGCAGCTTCGTAATTCAACTCATAAAAAGTTTTTAAATCGCAGGATTTGGTATGTATCACATGATTTTTTCTTTCCAACGCATCTTTGTAATGGATCTTATTTTCATTCATGAATCTCGCCTGATCTCCATTTTTGGCGCAGTTAAAACAATGATAGCAGTTTTTCTTTTTTCAAAAACGTATAGCTGTATTAGTTTCGCAAAAAAGGGCAATTTCCGCGGTATAGCCCATTCCCGATGTGCTTAAGTGATGTTTTTTACGGAAATTATTTTGAGAATACTGTTATTTTTCATTTATATCATTTCTCCTTTGTTTAAGAGTGGATCCTTCAAATTTTTCGCTCCAATTTTTCAATTTTATCTTTCGATTAAATTATATCAGAAAATAATAAATGATAAAAAAATAAAAAAAAGCTTGTTTTTATCTGAGTGAATTTTCTTCTACAATATAATCAGAGATAACGATTGATAACTGGAGATCATTAATTGCTTGCTCTATATCGATGTTCTAAACCCTCCAACTATCGATATTAACTACCGTTTCAAGGCTATAATAAATTATTAAGCCATTATCATATATCTTACCTACTCTATAATTTTCCTTTTAGGAATGTACATATACTTATCGAACGCACTTATCAAATCTCTTTTTCAATTTCCTTCCTTATTCTCACAGTGATTCTCACCTCATTGTCACTGTGTAATATATTCCACTTATCATATTATTTATCAAATTTTTACGGAGGCATGTACCCGGCGCTGTTGTGTACATGCTCCCGAAAGGAGTATTTTACATATGAATGTCACATTTCTTACTAAAACAATAGACGATAGATTTCGATATTGGAGCTCGGCAGTAATGTCGAGTCAATGAAGAGTCTTTTAAAGGCTCATGTCAAGCGTTTTCTGGACAAGAAAGCAAACGTAACATCAATAGAACCTGCAATGCACTCATCAGAGGATATGGGTTCTGTCATAACATTTTCTGATAATAAGGGAAAAGAGCATACAGCTCGATTTTACTTTGTTATCGGGAGATGCAGATGAATTTTCAAACACTGAGCAACAATAAGAGGCTGTTGCACCGCAGCAGCCTCTTAACTTTTGTCTAAAAATA
It includes:
- a CDS encoding toprim domain-containing protein is translated as MGQLLQPKQALLLKRYSDEIIICYDNDDAGIAATEKAIDILEGVGFTVYVISIRDAKDRDEFIKKFGAKQFYQLIRNDFKKFHLLQNRTIISKIRSY